One genomic segment of Primulina tabacum isolate GXHZ01 chromosome 9, ASM2559414v2, whole genome shotgun sequence includes these proteins:
- the LOC142556301 gene encoding cyanate hydratase-like produces the protein METQVSMVAALQAVKRNSGKTYGQIAEETGLTNVYLAQLLRRQAQLKPDTAPLLRAALPDLSENHLHEMMQPPLRLYDPRLIQEPTIYRLNEAVMHFGESIKEIINKEFGDGIMSTIDFFCSVDKIKGVDGKDRVVVTFDGKYLPHTEHRTEHMVSRIRKIENQDHESNKG, from the exons ATGGAAACCCAAGTCAGCATGGTGGCGGCACTCCAAGCGGTGAAGAGGAACTCGGGCAAGACTTACGGGCAAATAGCCGAGGAGACTGGCCTGACTAACGTCTACTTGGCTCAGCTCCTGCGGCGCCAAGCCCAACTGAAGCCGGACACCGCGCCTTTACTCCGGGCTGCCCTGCCCGACCTATCTGAGAATCACCTTCATGAGATGATGCAACCTCCCCTCCGATTATATGATCCACGATTAATTCAAGAACCCACTATTTATAG GTTAAACGAAGCTGTTATGCATTTTGGGGAGAGCATTAAGGAGATAATAAATAAGGAATTTGGTGATGGCAT CATGTCGACAATTGATTTCTTCTGTTCAGTCGACAAAATCAAAGGTGTGGATGGGAAGGATCGTGTTGTCGTGACATTTGACGGGAAATATTTGCCTCACACTGAGCAT CGTACTGAGCATATGGTATCGAGAATAAGAAAGATAGAAaatcaagatcatgaatcaaaTAAAGGGTAA